A portion of the Ricinus communis isolate WT05 ecotype wild-type chromosome 10, ASM1957865v1, whole genome shotgun sequence genome contains these proteins:
- the LOC125371334 gene encoding secreted RxLR effector protein 161-like: METNVKLNLEDGDSLTDIRQYQRLVGLLIYLTVTRPDIAYAVSMISQFMHTPCTSHLEAIDRILRYLKSTQGQGTWMKKNNTNTIVGFSDADWIGSSDRKSNTGFCTFVGRNLVTWKSKKQNVIARSSTEVEYRAMAYAASELIWIKQVLIDMKIECKGPVQMYFDNQAARHITSNSVFHERTKYIEVDCHFIR, translated from the coding sequence ATGGAAACTAACGTTAAACTCAATTTGGAGGATGGTGATTCATTAACTGACATAAGGCAATATCAACGCTTAGTAGGTTTATTAATCTATCTAACCGTTACTAGACCTGATATTGCATATGCAGTAAGTATGATAAGCCAATTTATGCACACTCCTTGTACCAGTCATTTGGAAGCCATTGATAGGATACTTAGGTATCTCAAGAGCACTCAAGGTCAAGGAACctggatgaagaaaaataatactaataccATAGTTGGTTtctctgatgcagattggATAGGAAGCAGTGACAGAAAATCAAATACAGGTTTCTGCACCTTCGTAGGAAGAAACTTGGTAACATGGAAAAGTAAGAAACAAAATGTAATTGCAAGATCGAGCACAGAAGTCGAGTATCGAGCCATGGCATATGCGGCTAGCGAACTCATTTGGATCAAACAAGTACTCATCGATATGAAAATAGAGTGTAAAGGACCCGTGCAGATGTACTTCGACAATCAAGCTGCTCGACATATTACATCCAACTCAGTGTTCCACGAACGAACCAAGTACATCGAAGTTGATTGTCACTTCATTAGATAA